The following proteins are encoded in a genomic region of Synechococcus sp. CBW1002:
- a CDS encoding FkbM family methyltransferase, whose protein sequence is MFRVLVNLLMRCREHPLTFVQVGANDGIHGDPLHAYILRHEWRGILIEPQPDVFARLVHNYAACSDRLIFENSAISPSGSYINIYRVPFVQPSDHQDIPFSLTVTSFSPSVVSRQTGVPEQSLQQVRVPALTLDALLQKHGFDDLDLLQIDCEGYDSQVLESIDFKRYRPRLIQFEHGHLSRHELSRLEGRFARDNYQMHYGGYSSDSLAISGEWLDSLA, encoded by the coding sequence GTGTTTCGCGTGCTGGTTAACCTATTAATGCGGTGTCGTGAGCACCCACTTACTTTTGTCCAGGTTGGTGCTAACGACGGTATTCATGGTGATCCACTTCACGCTTACATCCTTCGTCATGAATGGCGTGGAATTCTGATTGAGCCCCAGCCGGATGTGTTCGCTCGGCTTGTCCATAATTATGCTGCCTGCAGTGATCGTTTGATTTTTGAAAACTCGGCTATCTCTCCGTCAGGCAGTTATATCAATATCTACAGAGTGCCCTTTGTTCAGCCGTCAGATCATCAGGATATTCCTTTTTCGCTAACAGTCACGTCCTTCAGCCCTTCCGTGGTGTCCAGGCAAACAGGTGTTCCTGAGCAGTCACTTCAGCAGGTGCGGGTGCCTGCGCTCACGCTTGACGCGCTCCTGCAAAAGCATGGGTTTGATGATCTAGATCTGCTACAGATTGATTGTGAAGGCTATGACTCGCAAGTTTTAGAGTCGATAGACTTTAAGCGTTACCGGCCTCGTTTAATTCAGTTTGAGCATGGTCATTTATCCCGCCATGAGCTCTCGAGATTGGAGGGTAGATTTGCTCGGGATAACTACCAGATGCATTATGGTGGCTATTCATCTGATAGTCTGGCCATCTCTGGGGAATGGTTAGACTCGCTCGCCTGA
- a CDS encoding DDE-type integrase/transposase/recombinase, which yields MPRRPADGPNQLWSWNITFLPISVWGVWLYLYLVVDVWSRKIVAWDVAEREQTQVAADLISRACIRERISKRRQRRLVLHADNGSAMRSATLEVRLVELGVLRSFSRPWVSNDNPYSEALFRTAKYRPEYPSRPFAGKEEACQWATAFVHWYCHEHRHSAIKFVTPHQWHSGQAVAICERRTRPYEQARQRHPRRWSRSVRCWRQPVVV from the coding sequence GTGCCACGGCGGCCTGCTGATGGGCCCAACCAGCTCTGGAGCTGGAACATCACCTTTCTGCCCATCAGCGTGTGGGGCGTGTGGCTCTACCTCTACCTGGTGGTCGACGTCTGGAGCCGCAAAATCGTCGCCTGGGACGTGGCTGAGCGTGAGCAGACCCAGGTGGCCGCCGATCTGATCAGCAGAGCCTGCATCCGGGAGCGGATCAGCAAGCGCCGCCAGCGCCGGCTGGTCCTGCACGCCGACAACGGCAGCGCCATGCGCTCCGCCACGCTGGAGGTGCGACTGGTAGAGCTTGGGGTGCTGCGCTCGTTCTCCAGGCCGTGGGTATCGAACGACAACCCCTACTCCGAGGCGCTGTTCCGCACCGCCAAATACCGGCCGGAGTACCCCAGCCGGCCCTTTGCCGGCAAGGAGGAGGCCTGCCAGTGGGCGACGGCATTCGTGCACTGGTACTGCCACGAGCACCGCCACAGCGCGATCAAATTCGTGACGCCACACCAGTGGCACAGCGGCCAGGCCGTTGCCATCTGTGAGCGGCGCACGCGGCCTTATGAGCAGGCCCGCCAACGCCATCCCAGACGCTGGTCACGATCGGTTCGCTGCTGGCGGCAACCTGTCGTTGTCTAG
- a CDS encoding helix-turn-helix domain-containing protein, with protein MAISLRTLQRWRRQFAGDGDGGERRKGRVRHVHHRLSQQERQQILAVCNEPPYASLPPTQIVPALADQGEFLASESSSYRVLHEHQQV; from the coding sequence ATGGCCATCAGCCTGCGCACCCTGCAGCGCTGGAGGCGGCAGTTCGCGGGTGATGGGGACGGTGGGGAGCGCCGCAAGGGCAGAGTGCGCCACGTGCATCATCGGCTGAGCCAGCAGGAGCGCCAGCAGATCCTGGCGGTCTGCAACGAGCCGCCATATGCCTCGCTGCCGCCAACCCAGATCGTGCCCGCCCTGGCCGACCAGGGCGAGTTCCTGGCCTCCGAGAGCAGCTCCTACCGCGTGCTCCACGAGCATCAGCAGGTGTAG
- a CDS encoding glycosyltransferase family 9 protein, protein MNSLPKHLVVFRIGSMGDTVAALPCFHAIRQAFPSSKITLLTNYPVSSKAAPMVTVLGTESGFVNRVVNYSIGLRNPIAASRLLMQLRALKTSTLIYMRSEPTQRMIRRESMFFRLAGFRNLLCVPTNEDQRLPRVDPITKQLESEASRLARCFASIGPVNLSDQSFWDLRLTDVEQRVGAQLAATLPSPFLVINTGGKEPSKDWGLERWALFLQKFRERSGLNGLAIVGADDDHLRAETLLQYWGDGGVNLCGGPSPREVAALLAHAHLFVGHDSGPLHLAQCVGAPALGLFGSYNKPKLWHPLGSHVRVIHQMKGMDGISVDQVLKQALALIALS, encoded by the coding sequence ATGAATTCACTCCCTAAACATCTCGTTGTATTTCGCATAGGCAGCATGGGCGATACGGTTGCAGCCCTTCCTTGTTTTCATGCCATTCGCCAAGCTTTTCCGTCGTCAAAGATTACATTGCTTACAAATTACCCCGTTTCATCGAAGGCTGCGCCTATGGTAACGGTACTTGGCACTGAAAGTGGGTTTGTAAACAGGGTTGTTAATTATTCAATTGGTCTTCGCAATCCTATAGCCGCTTCTCGCCTTCTAATGCAACTCAGAGCCTTAAAGACGTCGACATTGATTTATATGCGAAGTGAGCCCACTCAAAGGATGATAAGAAGGGAGTCTATGTTTTTCCGTCTGGCTGGTTTCCGGAATCTTCTATGTGTGCCCACTAATGAAGATCAGCGGTTGCCGCGAGTTGATCCTATTACAAAACAGCTTGAGTCTGAGGCTTCGCGCCTGGCTCGTTGTTTTGCTTCGATAGGGCCAGTTAATCTCTCTGACCAATCTTTCTGGGATCTTCGCCTAACTGATGTCGAGCAACGAGTAGGAGCTCAATTGGCAGCAACCTTGCCATCTCCTTTTCTTGTTATCAATACAGGAGGGAAAGAACCATCCAAGGATTGGGGGCTGGAACGCTGGGCACTATTTCTTCAAAAGTTCAGGGAACGTTCAGGTTTGAATGGCTTGGCCATTGTGGGCGCAGATGATGATCATCTTCGTGCTGAAACCTTGCTTCAATACTGGGGTGATGGTGGCGTGAATCTCTGTGGAGGCCCTAGCCCGAGGGAGGTGGCTGCCCTGTTGGCTCACGCGCATTTATTCGTTGGTCATGATTCAGGGCCGCTACATTTGGCTCAATGCGTTGGTGCTCCTGCTCTTGGTTTGTTTGGATCTTATAATAAGCCAAAGCTATGGCACCCGCTCGGATCGCATGTCCGGGTGATCCATCAAATGAAGGGTATGGATGGTATCAGCGTGGATCAGGTGCTTAAACAGGCACTGGCACTTATTGCTTTGAGCTAG
- a CDS encoding AGE family epimerase/isomerase, with product MIGTPSFTSLHGWFLVQALPLWSCYGVDRQSGGFFEKLYPSLNPTNEPRRTRLVARQIYWFTVGEALGWQGAADELIDHGFQFLSRYLVSPEGHVRASCTANGDLIDSRQHLYDVAFVLVALARQAHRRPDSLEPEALARRIVNRLRLNPHGGYHDDVTPDVQCANPHMHLFEAFLCWSNLQDNGDDFWCHRAAALAQLAVEHMIQPQFGALPEHFDLSWRPIRQDGFLRIEPGHQFEWSWLLAQWASFSGDSTIAAAAQRLCHQAEVFGVDKQRNVVIECINDQLLPSNTTARLWQQTERLKAWHHQTQIKGLETACRYRDQALESLLHFLSGPRPGLWFDEMDSSGRFLELPVKASSGYHIACAIEELFVPIACR from the coding sequence ATGATTGGCACGCCTTCGTTCACTTCGTTACATGGCTGGTTTCTAGTTCAGGCACTGCCCCTCTGGAGCTGTTATGGGGTGGATCGACAGAGTGGCGGCTTCTTTGAGAAACTCTATCCCAGCCTGAATCCAACAAATGAGCCGAGACGTACTCGCCTAGTGGCTCGGCAGATTTACTGGTTTACCGTTGGTGAAGCTTTGGGTTGGCAGGGTGCAGCCGATGAGCTGATCGATCATGGCTTCCAGTTTCTCAGTCGTTATCTTGTGAGCCCCGAGGGCCACGTGCGGGCCAGCTGCACTGCCAATGGTGATCTGATCGACAGTCGCCAACATCTTTATGACGTAGCTTTCGTCCTGGTTGCTCTTGCAAGGCAGGCGCATAGGCGCCCTGATTCTCTTGAGCCGGAGGCGTTGGCTCGTCGCATCGTGAATCGCCTTAGGCTCAATCCCCATGGTGGATACCATGATGACGTTACACCTGATGTGCAGTGCGCTAATCCACACATGCATTTGTTCGAAGCTTTCCTTTGCTGGAGCAATCTTCAGGATAATGGCGATGATTTCTGGTGCCACCGCGCAGCAGCCCTTGCTCAGCTTGCTGTAGAGCATATGATACAGCCGCAATTCGGTGCTCTTCCCGAACATTTCGACCTGAGTTGGCGTCCGATACGTCAAGATGGCTTTCTTCGAATTGAACCCGGCCATCAATTTGAGTGGAGTTGGTTGCTTGCTCAATGGGCGTCCTTCAGTGGAGATTCCACGATCGCTGCAGCAGCCCAGCGCCTTTGCCACCAAGCTGAAGTCTTTGGTGTGGACAAGCAACGCAATGTGGTGATCGAGTGCATCAATGATCAACTTCTTCCTTCTAACACTACAGCTCGTCTATGGCAGCAGACTGAACGCCTCAAGGCCTGGCACCATCAGACTCAGATCAAGGGGCTAGAAACTGCCTGTCGCTATCGCGATCAAGCTCTTGAATCTCTTCTGCACTTCTTATCAGGGCCCCGGCCTGGCTTGTGGTTTGATGAGATGGATTCATCTGGACGCTTTCTGGAGCTCCCAGTGAAGGCCAGCAGTGGCTACCACATCGCCTGTGCTATTGAAGAGCTGTTTGTTCCCATTGCCTGCCGTTGA
- the rfaE2 gene encoding D-glycero-beta-D-manno-heptose 1-phosphate adenylyltransferase, whose amino-acid sequence MDYKALVPLVQQFRDARVLCLGDLILDTFNHGSVERISPERPVPVFRPGQVVHIPGGAANVARNITSLGGHCSLVGLAGHDEASSILHDLLQSDARISCNLVFSERPTCHKVRFTAAGQHLMRLDNETNDPIGNVEIQRVLSLLEPLLPGHDVLILSDYAKGLLCPDLLQQVIAMARRFRIPVVVDPKSPDFNSYAGASLLTPNTVEAERATGFPIHTTEDAERAGLRLLNESGVSAVLITRGAHGMSLVLDDAPPLHLASGALEVFDVVGAGDTVIATLACVLAAGGSYGEAASTANVAAGLVVAKPDTATVAPGELINRLMSLSACRPRPGDPLLLKASQLLAYVATCRAEGKRIGFTNGVFDLVHPGHVSLLRFARDQCDVLIVGINSDASVRRLGKGDERPINSEDDRAAVLGAFGMVDATVIFDDDTPLTLIELIRPDVLIKGADYTIETVVGSSLVLGYGGDVVLAPIESGKSSTRMIAKARRKTS is encoded by the coding sequence ATGGATTACAAGGCCCTAGTTCCCCTAGTGCAGCAGTTCCGCGATGCTCGCGTGCTATGCCTCGGTGATCTAATCCTCGATACTTTCAATCACGGCAGCGTGGAGCGTATCTCACCTGAGCGGCCAGTGCCTGTCTTCAGACCTGGGCAAGTGGTTCACATTCCTGGTGGCGCTGCCAATGTGGCCAGGAATATCACTTCCCTTGGTGGCCATTGCAGCCTGGTGGGCCTCGCTGGCCACGATGAGGCTAGCTCAATTCTCCATGATTTGCTGCAGAGCGATGCCCGGATCAGTTGCAATTTGGTTTTCAGTGAGCGGCCCACATGCCACAAGGTGAGGTTCACGGCGGCGGGCCAACATCTGATGCGCCTTGACAACGAGACTAACGACCCCATCGGTAATGTAGAGATCCAGCGTGTCCTCAGCCTGCTTGAGCCCTTGTTACCTGGACACGACGTCTTGATTCTTTCCGACTACGCCAAGGGACTTCTCTGTCCGGATTTGCTGCAGCAGGTAATTGCTATGGCGCGTCGTTTTCGTATACCTGTTGTGGTTGATCCTAAGAGCCCTGATTTCAATAGCTACGCGGGTGCCTCCCTTCTCACACCAAACACCGTTGAGGCCGAACGAGCGACTGGATTCCCTATTCATACCACTGAGGATGCTGAACGTGCTGGCCTCCGCCTGCTCAATGAAAGCGGCGTTTCCGCAGTGCTCATTACTCGGGGCGCTCACGGCATGAGTCTGGTTCTTGACGATGCCCCGCCGTTGCACCTAGCCAGTGGTGCACTCGAGGTTTTCGATGTGGTGGGTGCTGGCGATACAGTGATTGCCACCTTGGCGTGTGTGCTTGCTGCAGGTGGAAGCTATGGCGAGGCGGCTAGTACAGCCAATGTTGCCGCTGGCCTTGTTGTAGCCAAGCCCGACACTGCAACCGTGGCACCGGGCGAGTTAATTAACCGTCTGATGAGCCTTTCAGCTTGTCGGCCTCGCCCAGGCGATCCCCTTTTGTTAAAGGCTTCTCAACTGCTAGCTTATGTTGCTACGTGCCGAGCCGAGGGAAAACGTATAGGCTTCACAAATGGTGTGTTTGATCTAGTACATCCAGGTCATGTGTCGTTGTTGCGCTTTGCTCGTGACCAGTGCGATGTCTTGATTGTTGGCATTAATAGTGATGCTTCAGTACGTCGTCTCGGCAAAGGAGACGAGCGTCCAATCAATTCTGAGGATGATCGAGCTGCCGTGCTTGGGGCATTCGGAATGGTGGATGCTACGGTGATTTTTGACGATGACACCCCGCTTACTTTAATCGAATTGATTCGCCCTGATGTGCTGATAAAGGGCGCTGACTATACAATTGAAACGGTTGTCGGCTCCTCACTCGTGCTTGGCTATGGTGGCGATGTTGTGCTCGCCCCCATTGAGTCAGGTAAAAGTTCTACGCGTATGATTGCAAAAGCACGGAGAAAAACATCATGA
- the rfaD gene encoding ADP-glyceromanno-heptose 6-epimerase: MIIITGAAGFIGSNMVAELSEAGGSYLVACDYWSCGNKWMNVAKHFVADFISPVQLFPFIRESASRIRAIVHMGAISATTERNVDRLIADNIRLTIDLWDLCADYQIPFIYASSAATYGALETGLIDDQDPVALAQLRPLNAYGWSKHATDRILMQRVADGMPAPPQWCGLKFFNVYGPNEYHKGDMQSVVAKFFADVRDCKPIRLFQSHRPGMADGAQSRDFVYVKDCTMFMKWLLENPAVSGLFNVGTGEARSFRDLLTSIATALQVPISFDFAPMPEHLRDRYQYFTQAEVIKLRSTGYMVPFHSIESGVADYVVNYLNTDDLYR; encoded by the coding sequence ATGATCATCATCACTGGAGCTGCTGGATTTATTGGCTCAAACATGGTTGCCGAGCTGAGTGAAGCAGGGGGATCTTATCTGGTTGCTTGTGATTATTGGTCTTGCGGCAACAAATGGATGAATGTTGCCAAGCATTTTGTCGCCGACTTTATTAGTCCTGTTCAGTTGTTTCCATTTATCCGTGAGTCGGCCTCCCGGATTCGAGCTATAGTACACATGGGTGCAATCTCTGCCACTACTGAGCGTAATGTTGATCGCCTGATTGCTGATAATATTCGCCTTACGATTGATCTTTGGGACCTCTGTGCTGACTACCAAATCCCATTCATTTACGCTTCCTCCGCCGCCACGTACGGAGCGCTGGAAACAGGTTTGATTGATGATCAAGATCCTGTTGCCCTTGCTCAGCTTCGTCCACTCAATGCCTATGGCTGGAGCAAGCATGCCACGGACCGGATTCTCATGCAGCGGGTTGCTGATGGGATGCCAGCCCCTCCCCAGTGGTGTGGCTTGAAGTTTTTTAATGTGTACGGCCCGAACGAGTATCACAAGGGAGATATGCAGAGTGTGGTTGCCAAGTTTTTCGCTGATGTTCGTGATTGCAAGCCAATCCGTCTTTTTCAGTCTCATCGGCCAGGGATGGCTGACGGAGCTCAAAGCCGCGATTTCGTTTATGTAAAGGATTGTACTATGTTTATGAAGTGGCTTCTTGAGAATCCAGCTGTTTCAGGCCTTTTTAATGTTGGTACCGGAGAAGCCCGGAGTTTTCGTGATCTGCTTACATCGATTGCCACTGCCCTTCAAGTCCCCATTAGCTTTGACTTCGCTCCAATGCCCGAGCACCTGCGGGATCGTTATCAGTATTTCACCCAGGCAGAGGTAATTAAGCTTCGCTCCACGGGGTACATGGTTCCCTTCCATAGTATTGAATCGGGTGTCGCCGATTATGTCGTCAACTATCTCAACACAGACGATCTTTATCGTTAG
- a CDS encoding HAD-IIIA family hydrolase, with product MDPHLFLDRDGTLIREENYLRDPDLVVLENGAVDGLLRFAAIGYRLVVVSNQSGVGRGLITEEDVIAVNCRVRQLLAQQRVSISSWHHCSHRPDQGCNCRKPGRGLFEEAAKLHPVDWERSLMVGDKPSDVQAGLSLGMASALITTGYGGKHIEWAQQHGIPIVHSLDDMADQFI from the coding sequence ATGGACCCACATCTGTTCCTTGATCGAGACGGCACTTTGATCCGTGAGGAGAATTATTTACGCGATCCCGACTTGGTTGTTTTGGAGAATGGAGCTGTTGATGGTCTGCTGCGATTTGCTGCTATCGGATACCGTTTGGTTGTCGTTTCCAATCAGTCAGGAGTTGGTCGGGGCCTGATTACTGAGGAAGATGTTATTGCTGTAAATTGCCGAGTTCGTCAGCTATTGGCTCAGCAAAGAGTGTCGATTTCATCGTGGCATCATTGTTCTCATCGGCCTGACCAGGGATGCAATTGCCGTAAGCCTGGCCGAGGGCTTTTTGAAGAAGCAGCCAAACTCCATCCAGTTGATTGGGAACGATCTTTGATGGTTGGTGACAAGCCTTCAGATGTTCAGGCTGGCTTGTCTCTTGGCATGGCGTCGGCTTTAATCACCACCGGGTATGGCGGTAAGCATATCGAATGGGCTCAGCAACACGGCATTCCTATTGTGCATTCATTGGATGACATGGCAGATCAGTTCATTTGA
- a CDS encoding IS66 family transposase, producing the protein MSAPPAGIPEADWLATPASIRSLILAQQQEIQALRQENDELRSQLTALASELAQLRERIGRSSRNSSKPPSSDGPGFKPPERRKGSGRKRGGQLGHPGSGPELLPFERVDEVVEHHPDACRRCGTLLAGEDPDPLRHQVIEIPPITPLVIEHRLHRLVCPCCSTSICATLPADVEASPYGPRLSALVGLLGSVFPLSFSKTQALLDQLLGVEISRGAIAKVRERLSAVLAEPMAQALEAARQQPVAYVDETGAPTGNADGNNPSGKRGWQWVMVTAAVTVFLQGLSRSTAAAIELLGSTFGGIVVSDRFSAYNHLPIQQRQLCWAHLIRDLTAIAERPGASAEFGAELLGLQQQLFYHGHRYKHGTIDWHGLQQSCRPIRQAFEARLQQVVELGYQRGERTPWAKTVRTAQQILQLADGLWTFLETPGFEPTNNAAERALRQSVIQRKISHGVQSRQGAICRSRLLTVTTTLRQQGRDVWQFLEQAWIAHHRGGVMPSLLPDPESAAQSTAC; encoded by the coding sequence ATGAGCGCCCCTCCTGCCGGGATTCCAGAAGCGGATTGGCTGGCAACACCAGCCAGCATCAGATCGCTGATCCTCGCTCAGCAGCAGGAGATTCAGGCTCTCAGGCAGGAGAACGACGAGCTCCGCAGCCAACTCACCGCCCTGGCGAGCGAGCTGGCCCAGCTGCGGGAGCGGATCGGCCGCAGCTCCCGCAACTCCTCCAAACCGCCCTCCAGTGACGGCCCTGGGTTCAAGCCGCCGGAGCGACGCAAGGGCAGTGGCCGCAAACGCGGTGGCCAGCTGGGCCATCCCGGCTCGGGCCCTGAGCTGCTGCCGTTTGAGCGGGTTGATGAGGTGGTGGAACACCACCCGGATGCCTGCCGCCGTTGCGGCACGTTGCTGGCGGGAGAGGATCCAGATCCGTTGCGCCATCAGGTGATTGAGATCCCGCCGATCACGCCGCTGGTGATCGAGCATCGGTTGCATCGCCTGGTCTGCCCCTGCTGCTCCACCAGCATCTGCGCAACGCTGCCTGCTGATGTGGAGGCCAGTCCCTACGGCCCCCGGCTCAGTGCCCTGGTGGGTCTGCTGGGCAGCGTCTTTCCGTTGAGTTTCAGCAAGACCCAGGCGCTGCTCGATCAGCTGCTGGGGGTGGAAATCAGCCGTGGAGCGATTGCAAAGGTCCGCGAGCGTCTGAGCGCCGTGTTGGCGGAACCGATGGCTCAGGCGCTGGAGGCTGCCCGTCAGCAGCCGGTGGCCTACGTGGATGAAACCGGCGCCCCCACCGGCAACGCCGATGGGAACAATCCCAGTGGAAAACGGGGCTGGCAGTGGGTCATGGTCACCGCCGCAGTGACGGTGTTCCTCCAAGGCCTGAGCCGATCCACAGCCGCCGCCATCGAGCTGCTGGGGAGCACCTTTGGCGGGATTGTGGTGAGCGATCGCTTCTCGGCCTACAACCACCTGCCCATTCAGCAACGCCAGCTGTGCTGGGCGCACCTGATCCGCGACCTCACCGCCATCGCTGAACGCCCCGGCGCCAGTGCTGAATTTGGAGCGGAGCTGCTCGGCCTGCAGCAACAGCTGTTTTACCACGGGCACCGCTACAAGCACGGAACGATCGACTGGCACGGCTTGCAGCAAAGCTGCCGGCCGATCCGACAGGCCTTTGAAGCGAGGCTGCAGCAAGTGGTGGAACTGGGCTACCAGCGGGGCGAGCGAACGCCATGGGCCAAAACAGTGCGCACCGCTCAGCAGATCCTGCAGCTGGCCGATGGCCTTTGGACCTTCCTGGAGACCCCTGGATTCGAGCCGACCAACAATGCCGCCGAGCGTGCCCTGCGCCAGTCGGTGATTCAGCGCAAGATCAGCCATGGCGTCCAATCCCGCCAGGGTGCGATCTGCCGCAGCCGCCTGCTCACCGTCACCACCACCCTCAGGCAACAGGGCCGCGATGTCTGGCAGTTCCTGGAGCAGGCCTGGATTGCCCATCACCGCGGTGGTGTGATGCCGTCACTGCTGCCCGATCCTGAATCAGCAGCACAGAGCACTGCTTGTTGA
- a CDS encoding ISAs1 family transposase yields the protein MLESASAATDLDLISYLRSIPDARMRRGVRFSSWYLLLVAVLGILSGCQSLRDLERFAIRHHAALTEALGVELRRPPSDSSFRYFFQQVDVPALCGAIRDWTIAQIPGGAADLDQLVCDGKTLRGSIDPTAGGGSAFIAQVTLYSAALGVAISQACYATGENHERAVLRQLLGELDLEGVLIQADALHTQRPFFGSSRSRGPTSS from the coding sequence GTGCTTGAAAGCGCTTCCGCCGCAACCGATCTCGACCTGATCAGCTATCTGAGGTCGATCCCCGATGCGCGGATGCGGCGCGGGGTTCGGTTTTCATCCTGGTATCTGCTGCTGGTGGCCGTGCTCGGGATCCTGAGCGGCTGCCAGAGCTTGCGGGATCTGGAGCGGTTTGCCATCCGCCACCACGCCGCGCTCACCGAGGCGCTGGGCGTGGAGCTGAGGCGGCCACCATCGGATTCCTCGTTCCGCTACTTCTTCCAGCAAGTCGACGTGCCAGCCCTGTGCGGCGCGATCCGTGACTGGACAATCGCCCAGATCCCTGGTGGCGCAGCCGATCTCGACCAGCTGGTGTGTGACGGCAAGACCTTGAGGGGTTCGATCGATCCCACGGCTGGCGGGGGCTCCGCGTTCATTGCCCAGGTCACGCTGTACTCCGCCGCTCTGGGCGTGGCGATCAGCCAGGCTTGCTACGCCACCGGCGAAAACCACGAGCGGGCGGTGCTGCGCCAACTGCTCGGCGAGCTGGATCTCGAGGGCGTGCTCATCCAGGCTGACGCGCTCCATACCCAGCGTCCGTTTTTCGGCAGCTCCAGGAGCAGGGGGCCGACTTCCTCCTGA